A stretch of DNA from Carassius carassius chromosome 22, fCarCar2.1, whole genome shotgun sequence:
TTTTACGTTGCACACAGAGATGCATTATAAGGGAGTGCAAAAAAATGTGTGGAGAACAGTGCATATGGGTGCATGTTTACAAAAGTCCGTGGCTGGGATGGAGGTTGAGTCTGTCATTCACCTCTCTCTGGCCCTGCGATGCCCTGCATGTGCTTTTCAGGCTTTAAAATGGGCTTTATGTGTgcgggggagagagagaaaaggctCGAGCAGCTGTGACGTGGGCGGCGTTGTTTCATTCACCTCTTGCCATGGCAACGGACAGGAGCCCGAGAAATATGCCCCCTCCTTGAGCCATGAGGGAGAAACAGAGAGAATCTGAAATCACATCATTACATAGAGTGCTGCTATTTCaaccatataataatataaacaaatataattatCATAATATCATCATCTTAGATACCCATTTAACTTTTTTCATATACACTGTAAGGATGGCTAGCATTACACTTCATTGAAGtctattattgtgattttttttttttttttttgccttattttttttttttaggtcaaatAAAATAGTGGTGCCAGATTTTCAATAAGCAGTCATGAGCTCACTGCACCTTTTCAAACagtttgaatttaattttaacaaagaaaatacattttttaattataattttaatgaagaaaattaagttaaaataGATTAGAAATCACAAAGTgttgtgaaatatattttaaagtgcaaaTCACATTTCTGAATTTGATTAATAGTCttagtctttttttatatatgaaatatattatgaaccaaatatcattattttatttttattttatatttttgttgaaaagaattttgttttatccagtaatattaacttaatataagatataaatatatttaattaatttgcttACACATTTAAACTATgttgattaaattatttttgtttgtttgtttctttaccTTTTATTTGAAATGCTTTGGGCCAACACcatatataataaattgtattCCTTTTTGGACAAAGCACTCATTAAATATCCAATAATAACGAAACTAAgctaaaatgaattattaaattgGAATATATATTGGAATAACTATCCTATAAGTAACAGCCAAATAAAACAGCATGttaatattaaattgtgaaaCGTTTAAACTTTAAGAAAAACTTAACGAAAGCCAGGCTGGATGCTTTGGAGCCAACTGCGCCCTGTCACTGCTGATTCTTCTGTGCTTGTTTTCAGGCGAACGCAATGTGATGGGGCTTCTGTCGAATCTACTGTGACCAATGAACGCGCCGCTGTCACATCTGTCAAGCGCTTCTGACCAATAGACAGCAGCGCGAGGCGGATCTCAGGTGCGCGCCTCTGCGTCCTCGCGGCTCTGGCGCGCTGGGGAGCCGCCTGTGGCACAGAGTAGCTGTGGAAACTATGGCGACCGCGGCGTCCAACCACTACAGCATCCTCACGTCCAACTCGGAGCCCGGCAGCATGCAGCAGACGCCGCCGCCGCCGGCCTACAGGGACGCGCACAGCCTTCTGCAGAGCGAGTACACCACACTGCAGAGCAGCGGGAGCACGCTCGGCCACGCGCACCAGTGGCTGACGGCGGCGCTGTCTCACGGGGGAGAGGGGTCGCCATGGCCCGCCAGCCCGCTGGGCGAGCAGGACATTAAGCCGGTGGAGGAGCTGCAGCATTCGCCGAGACAGGCGCATCTGGTGCAGCAAAGCCAGCAGCATCACGAGGCGGGCGCTTGGCGCGCGACCACTATGCCGAGCATGAGCACCTCCAACGGGCAGAGCTTGATCTACTCTCAGTCCGGGTACGGCGAACCGGGGATGCACcacgaggaccaccacagcccgCATCTGAGCGAGCACGGCCACCCGCAGAGCCTGCACTCGGACGAGGACACGCCGACCTCGGACGACCTGGAGCAGTTCGCCAAGCAGTTCAAGCAGCGCCGGATCAAGCTGGGTTTTACGCAGGCGGACGTGGGGCTCGCGCTGGGCACCCTTTACGGCAACGTCTTCTCCCAGACCACCATCTGCAGGTTCGAGGCGCTCCAGCTGAGCTTCAAGAACATGTG
This window harbors:
- the LOC132098717 gene encoding POU domain, class 3, transcription factor 2-like, whose amino-acid sequence is MATAASNHYSILTSNSEPGSMQQTPPPPAYRDAHSLLQSEYTTLQSSGSTLGHAHQWLTAALSHGGEGSPWPASPLGEQDIKPVEELQHSPRQAHLVQQSQQHHEAGAWRATTMPSMSTSNGQSLIYSQSGYGEPGMHHEDHHSPHLSEHGHPQSLHSDEDTPTSDDLEQFAKQFKQRRIKLGFTQADVGLALGTLYGNVFSQTTICRFEALQLSFKNMCKLKPLLNKWLEEADSTSGSPTSLDKIAAQGRKRKKRTSIEVSVKGALESHFLKCPKPGASEITSLADSLQLEKEVVRVWFCNRRQKEKRMTPQNGAMAGNEDVYGDASPHHGAQTPVP